The following coding sequences lie in one Lolium perenne isolate Kyuss_39 chromosome 2, Kyuss_2.0, whole genome shotgun sequence genomic window:
- the LOC127335962 gene encoding probable cystathionine gamma-synthase 2, translating to MARSSSPVKASLPKQRRLLRPRRSPKRTTALSLPGAEEFFAVAEHLVQQDATAAPAPGYTTASDQTLAVHAGEKLRKNGMADTDSIATPIVSGTTHWFKNSDDLIAFKEGRRHSFEYGRYGNPTVSVLEEKISALERAEATLVTSSGMNAIVATLLALVPPGGHVVTTTECYSEARIFIRERLSKMGIRSTFVDLNDIETLKAVLDQGDVTLFYTDSPTNPHLKCINIKLVAELCHLKGTLVCIDSTLASPINQKPLTLGADIVVHSATKYIAGHHDVIAGCISGSQELIKTIRAWHQDLGGAISPDAAYMIIRGLKTMALRVETQNRTSLRMARLLENHPKIEHVYYPGLKSSPWHHIAESQMTGFGGVVSFEVASDLHGVMRFIDALEIPFIATSLGGCESLVQQPAVMSFWGQNDEEKAKNGIKDNLVRFSFGIEKFEDLRDDILQALEKM from the exons ATGGCGAGGTCATCGTCTCCAGTCAAGGCCTCGCTCCCGAAGCAGCGCCGCCTGCTCCGTCCTCGCCGTTCTCCAAAGCGCACCACCGCCCTGAGCCTCCCTGGCGCGGAGGAATTCTTTGCTGTCGCCGAGCACCTGGTGCAGCAGGACGCCACCGCCGCTCCAGCGCCTGGGTATACCACGGCCTCTGACCAGACCCTCGCGGTCCACGCCGGGGAGAAGCTCCGGAAGAACGGCATGGCGGACACGGACTCGATCGCGACGCCGATCGTGAGCGGCACCACGCACTGGTTCAAGAACTCGGACGACCTCATCGCCTTCAAGGAAGGCAGGCGCCACAGCTTCGAGTACGGACGGTACGGCAACCCCACCGTGAGCGTCCTTGAAGAGAAGATCAGCGCGCTGGAAAGAGCGGAGGCCACACTGGTCACCTCATCCGGCATGAACGCCATCGTCGCCACGCTGCTCGCCCTCGTGCCGCCAGGCGGCCACGTCGTGACCACGACCGAATGCTACAGCGAGGCGCGCATCTTCATCCGCGAAAGGCTCTCCAAAATGGGAATCAGG TCCACCTTCGTTGATCTGAACGACATCGAGACGCTGAAAGCCGTTCTTGACCAGGGCGAT GTGACACTCTTCTATACCGACTCTCCAACGAACCCCCACCTCAAGTGCATAAACATTAAACTCGTCGCCGAGCTGTGCCACCTGAAGGGTACTCTCGTGTGCATCGACAGCACGCTTGCCTCGCCGATCAACCAGAAGCCGCTCACCCTCGGCGCCGACATTGTCGTGCACTCCGCCACAAAGTACATCGCCGGCCATCACGAC GTTATCGCAGGATGCATCAGTGGCTCCCAGGAGCTCATCAAGACAATACGCGCATGGCACCAAGACCTCGGCGGCGCCATCAGTCCG GATGCGGCCTACATGATCATACGTGGGCTCAAGACAATGGCGCTGCGCGTGGAGACCCAAAACCGGACGTCTTTGCGCATGGCGCGCCTGCTCGAGAACCATCCGAAGATCGAACATGTGTACTACCCTGGGCTCAAGAGCAGCCCGTGGCACCACATCGCCGAGAGCCAGATGACTGGTTTTGGTGGCGTCGTCAGCTTTGAAGTGGCGTCGGACCTGCACGGCGTCATGAGGTTCATAGACGCGCTCGAGATACCCTTCATCGCAACATCGCTCGGCGGGTGCGAGAGCCTCGTGCAGCAGCCGGCGGTCATGTCCTTCTG GGGTCAGAATGACGAGG
- the LOC139835801 gene encoding uncharacterized protein, with protein MFVSMIIPGPKYPGKNMNVYLEPLIDDLLLGWEDRGIRTYDAAKKEHFDMYVWYHTSLHDLPARALFCGWCTHGKWPCPECRQAVTFFWLNKGGKYSCFDEARQFLEQNHEYRSDVKSFKKGRVVHAPKPIPKTGQETKAELDALQPNPDGNGFLGYGETHQWTHKPCFWKLPYFEFLELPHNIDVMHTEKNISEAIWSTIVDTEKTKDNIKARIDQEKLCDRPELNMKPPHGAKKTWTKPHAPFCLTKAQKREVFQWMKDSLFFPDGFAANWMRGLNIETLRVQGLKSHDYHVWIERIMPVMIRGYVPEKTWRVLARLSYFFRQICARELDTKVIEKLDEQAPMLLCDLEKIFPPAFFNPMQHMILHLAKECLKGGPNWGRWQFGPERETQKLRQMTGNKCKIEASIAEAVLNVEVANFTTKHYDPNIPTKHNPVLRYNAANNEDVPKLSIFIGLGGKSSGSKPYTTNLHERELIHSYVLNTMVEVKPYIKQFTAKYWRYTHRDPTSEESKDIFDKGGGHGKN; from the exons atgtttgtgtcgatgataatccctgGACCGAAATACCCGGGTAAGAACATGAACGTGTATCTGGAACCACTGATTGATGACTTGCTTCTTGGCTGGGAAGATCGCGGGATCCGAACTTATGACGCGGCAAAGAAGGAacacttcgatatgtatgtctgGTACCACACGTCTCTGCATGACttgccagcacgtgctttgttctgcgggtggtgtacacatgggaagtggccttgtccGGAGTGCAGGCAagccgtgactttcttctggctaaacaagggtggcaagtattcctgctttgatgaagctcgacagttccttgagcagAATCATgaatacaggagtgatgtaaagagcttcaaaaaaggccgtgttgtccatgcaccgaagccaattccgaagaccggacAGGAAACCAAGGCCGAGTTAGACGCTCTCCAGCCTaaccctgatgggaatggtttcttgggatatggggagacacaccaatggacccacaagccgtgcttctggaagcttccttactttgagtttctcgagctcccgcataacattgatgtaatgcacaccgagaagaatatcagtgaagccatttggagcaccatagtggacactgagaagacgaaggataacataaaggctcgaattgaccaagaaaagttgtgcgataggccagagttgaacatgaagccacctcatggtgccaaaaaaacttggactaagccacacgctccgttctgcctcacaaaggcccaaaaaagggaggtcttccaatggatgaaggactccttgtttttccctgatgggttcgcagccaactggatgaggggtcttaacattgaaacgttgcgagtacaaggactgaagagtcatgactaccacgtatggattgagcggataatgccggtgatgattcgaggctatgtccctgagaagacttggcgagtgctagcgaggttgagttatttcttccgccagatttgtgctagggagttagacactaaagtgattgagaagctggatgaacaggcacccatgttgctttgcgatctagagaagatctttcctccagcgttctttaatccgatgcaacatatGATCCTCCACCTCGCGAAGGAATGCTTAAAGGGGGggccgaattggggccgttggcagtttggtcccgagagagaaacacaaaagcttcgtcagatgactggcaataaatgcaagatcgaagcatccatagccgaggcagtcctgaacgtggaggtggcaaacttcaccactaagcactatgatcccaacattcccacaaagcacaacccggtcctccgttacaatgccgccaacaatgaagatgtacccaagcttagcatcttcatagggcttggcggcaagtcaagtggctcgaagccgtacacaacgaatttacatgagcgggagttgatccactcatatgtcttgaacaccatggtggaagtgaagccgtacatcaa ACAATTCACGGCTAAATATTGGAGGTATACCCACAGGGATCCTACCTCGGAAGAATCCAAGGATATTTTCGATAAGGGCGGCGGTCACG gcaagaactga
- the LOC127329378 gene encoding uncharacterized protein, which produces MSPELDPTLVWSPPVEEVYVAAEERLEPRDKKPYRRGITKLPKLKTWAFRDVVLVPAGKSMFKYGDPRRKPTREYPNILGGIIRKHFPGIVNLPTGGRDVAWTWKHYSYAEDPSGKYGNMQERVVRHFWKYFKRAEGKEIACDVILHELCRVRVTGMHYEARVQCVRDWHAERKVWMSKADCRDTLMAPWQYLQHPPRCVGKTGVLSCDGHMVDIPRVRRKHEEGKRSVREMGGGSHVLGSKNLALTLQDEEVKTGVAPNLFGFFQKSKTRKEPHPETGSLWVNDLAEGQCGAYRSKFKDKHGEDADPTTEESPRPIRL; this is translated from the exons ATGTCGCCGGAGCTAGACCCGACCCTAGTTTGGTCTCCGCCGGTGGAGGAGGTGTACGTTGCAGCCGAGGAGAGGCTGGAACCacgggacaagaagccgtataggcgcgggattacgaaactccccaagctaaaaacttgggccttccgcgatgttgttctcgtgcccgctggaaagag CATGTTCAAGTATGGCGACCCGAGGAGGAAGCCGACACGTGAGTACCCGAACATCCTTGGAGGCATAATTAGGAAGCATTTCCCTGGGATTGTCAATCTCCCTACTGGTGGCCGCGACGTGGCTTGGACTTGGAAGCACTACAGCTACGCGGAAGATCCTAGCGGCAAGTACGGAAACATGCAAGAGCGGGTTGTCCGCCacttctgg aaatacttcaagagggctGAGGGCAAGGAAATTGCGTGCGACGTTATCTTACACGAGTTGTGCAGGgtgagggtgactggcatgcactacgaggcacgtgtccagtgcgtccgcgactggcacgccgagCGCAAAGTTTGGATGAGTAAGGCTGATTGTCGGGATACGCTCATGGCACCATGGCAGTACCTGCAG CACCCTCCTCGGTGCGTCGGGAAGACAGGCGTGCTTTCTTGCGATGGTCATATGGTGGACATCCCGCGAGTACGccggaagcacgaggagggcaagcgAAGCGTTCGAGAGATGGGAGGTGGATCACATGTCCTGGGCAGCAAGAACTTGGCCCTTACCTTGCAGGATGAG gaagtgaaGACAGGCGTGGCACCAAACTTGTTTGGATTTTTCCAAAAGTCGAAGACCAGGAAGGAGCCGCATCCTGAAACGGGGTCCTTGTGGGTCAACGACCTAGCGGAGGGCCAGTGTGGCGCGTACCGCTCGAAGTTCAAGGACAAGCACGGCGAAGACGCCGACCCAACCACCGAAGA ATCCCCACGCCCGATCCGGCTGTGA